A part of Kitasatospora acidiphila genomic DNA contains:
- a CDS encoding alpha/beta fold hydrolase, whose product MTWAEHTVIRDGVRLSCRDTDGTGRPVVLLHGLAGHAGEWDALTARLSPRHRVVAVDQRGHGASERRPGDVSRAAYVADTATVLETLDLRGAVLVGQSLGGHTAMLTAATHPERVDALVLIEAGAAAASPNVQAEVSGWLDSWPCPFPSREAAAVFLGGGPVGAGWAAGLEQRTDGWWPRFDRDLMVDSLAENARRAFWAEWARVACPTLVVLGQHGTVPPAELGEMLRLRPDTMASSMRGTGHDVHLEQPEELARLLLDFLAAR is encoded by the coding sequence ATGACCTGGGCCGAACACACCGTGATCCGCGACGGCGTCCGCCTCTCCTGTCGCGACACGGACGGCACGGGCCGGCCCGTCGTTCTGCTGCACGGTCTGGCCGGGCACGCCGGCGAGTGGGACGCCCTCACGGCACGGCTGAGCCCCCGTCACCGCGTGGTCGCGGTTGACCAGCGCGGCCACGGCGCCAGCGAACGCCGGCCCGGCGACGTCTCGCGCGCCGCGTACGTCGCCGACACGGCGACTGTCCTGGAGACCCTCGACCTGCGCGGGGCCGTACTGGTCGGCCAGTCACTCGGCGGCCACACCGCCATGCTCACCGCCGCCACCCACCCCGAGCGAGTCGACGCGCTCGTCCTGATCGAGGCCGGCGCAGCCGCGGCGAGCCCCAACGTCCAGGCAGAGGTGAGCGGTTGGCTCGACTCCTGGCCCTGCCCGTTCCCCTCCCGCGAGGCGGCCGCCGTTTTCCTCGGCGGCGGTCCGGTGGGAGCGGGCTGGGCGGCGGGGTTGGAGCAGCGCACCGACGGCTGGTGGCCGCGGTTCGACCGGGACCTCATGGTCGACTCGCTCGCCGAGAACGCCCGGCGTGCCTTCTGGGCGGAGTGGGCCCGCGTCGCCTGCCCGACCCTCGTCGTGCTCGGGCAGCACGGCACCGTCCCGCCGGCCGAGCTGGGCGAGATGCTCCGCCTCCGCCCGGACACGATGGCCTCCAGCATGCGCGGCACGGGCCACGACGTGCACCTGGAGCAGCCGGAGGAGCTGGCGCGCCTGCTGCTCGACTTCCTCGCTGCCCGCTGA
- a CDS encoding GNAT family N-acetyltransferase, with translation MTWTFTDSLPEYRTQAGDFLTAYPAENTVLLTLLHRLEQGRLTGGDPGQAPRHGWWRPSADAPVAGAWLQTPPQGIRLSTMPVRAAVELADLLADAPDVTGVGGGTAEARAFADAWAAHTGATATVHEEQRLYRLGELAVPAVPGRLRPATPDDHELLVPWLAAFFEFVGFPGFDAVGIATQRTLAGEFFIWEDEAGRPVSLAGLSQVIVGMTRIGPVYTPPEARGHGYASAVTAGICEVARERGATEVLLYTDLANPTSNSIYQKIGFRPVADSVIINFRK, from the coding sequence ATGACGTGGACCTTCACCGACTCGCTGCCCGAGTACCGCACCCAGGCCGGCGACTTCCTGACCGCCTACCCGGCCGAGAACACCGTGCTGCTGACCCTGCTGCACCGCCTGGAGCAGGGCCGGCTGACCGGCGGTGACCCCGGGCAGGCGCCGCGCCACGGCTGGTGGCGGCCGAGCGCGGACGCGCCGGTGGCCGGCGCCTGGCTGCAGACGCCGCCGCAGGGGATCCGGCTGAGCACCATGCCGGTGCGGGCCGCCGTCGAGCTGGCCGACCTGCTGGCCGACGCGCCGGATGTGACCGGGGTTGGCGGCGGCACGGCCGAGGCCCGGGCCTTCGCCGACGCCTGGGCCGCGCACACCGGTGCCACCGCGACCGTCCACGAGGAGCAGCGGCTCTACCGGCTCGGCGAGTTGGCAGTGCCGGCGGTGCCGGGACGGCTTCGCCCAGCCACCCCGGACGACCACGAGCTGCTGGTGCCCTGGCTGGCGGCCTTCTTCGAGTTCGTCGGTTTCCCCGGCTTCGACGCCGTGGGCATAGCCACCCAGCGCACCCTGGCCGGTGAGTTCTTCATCTGGGAGGACGAGGCCGGCCGCCCGGTCTCGCTCGCGGGGCTGTCCCAGGTGATCGTCGGGATGACCCGGATCGGCCCGGTCTACACCCCGCCCGAGGCGCGCGGCCACGGCTACGCCAGCGCGGTGACGGCCGGCATCTGCGAGGTGGCCCGGGAGCGCGGTGCCACCGAGGTGCTGCTCTACACCGATCTGGCCAATCCGACCAGCAACTCCATCTACCAGAAGATCGGGTTCCGGCCGGTTGCGGACAGTGTGATCATCAACTTCCGTAAGTAG
- the trhA gene encoding PAQR family membrane homeostasis protein TrhA, which yields MTADQNARAGATLGLAGGSLGVVGAAETEPALPAKPAWRGWLHAGMFPAALAAGIVLICLADSTQGRIACALYSVTAWLLFGVSAVYHRFTWGPRGEAILRRLDHANIFLIIAGTYTPFTILLLHGGRQELLLWLVWGGALAGIAFRVFWVGAPRWLYTPCYLALGWAAIFFMPDFLHTGGVAVITLMIVGGVLYSVGGVIYGLKRPDPSPRWFGFHEVFHAFTLGAFIVQYVGVSLVAYTAA from the coding sequence ATGACTGCGGATCAGAACGCGCGCGCGGGAGCCACGCTCGGACTTGCCGGCGGCTCGCTGGGGGTTGTGGGGGCAGCCGAAACGGAACCGGCCCTACCGGCGAAACCGGCTTGGCGGGGGTGGCTGCACGCGGGGATGTTCCCGGCCGCGCTGGCCGCCGGCATCGTGCTGATCTGCCTGGCGGACTCCACCCAGGGCCGGATCGCCTGCGCGCTCTACTCGGTGACCGCCTGGCTGCTGTTCGGCGTCAGCGCCGTCTACCACCGGTTCACCTGGGGGCCGCGCGGTGAGGCGATCCTGCGGCGGCTGGACCACGCGAACATCTTCCTGATCATCGCGGGCACCTACACGCCGTTCACCATCCTGCTGCTGCACGGCGGACGGCAGGAGCTGCTGCTCTGGCTGGTCTGGGGCGGCGCGCTGGCCGGCATAGCGTTCCGGGTGTTCTGGGTCGGCGCACCGCGCTGGCTCTACACACCCTGCTACCTCGCGCTGGGCTGGGCCGCGATCTTCTTCATGCCGGACTTCCTGCACACCGGCGGCGTCGCGGTGATCACCCTGATGATCGTCGGCGGGGTGCTCTACAGCGTGGGCGGCGTGATCTACGGGCTCAAGCGGCCCGATCCGTCACCGCGTTGGTTCGGGTTCCACGAAGTCTTCCACGCCTTCACCCTCGGGGCCTTCATCGTGCAGTACGTGGGCGTCTCCCTGGTGGCCTACACCGCCGCCTGA
- a CDS encoding ABC transporter ATP-binding protein, which produces MTAPNVTITDLTVTFRRGQVRALDGISLRLPTGMVGLLGPNGAGKTTFMRVLTGVLLPTSGTVAVDGTDLVSRSQRREVKATTGYLPQELGLYPDLTASQFLDYMALLKGITDRRARRARVKEVLELVSLSDVANRKVKGYSGGMKRRVGIAQAILNDPRLLIVDEPTVGLDPEERLRFRSLLARLAGDRTVLLSTHIVDDIVQTCPNVVVIERGHVAFQGAIGDLASRAEGMVWHVTQPVTAPPPDLPTVNVTPSMTGTTYRVISSGTPAPDAEPVSATVEDGYIALMHDTAPDPAQHLRAV; this is translated from the coding sequence ATGACCGCGCCCAACGTGACCATCACCGATCTGACCGTCACCTTCCGGCGCGGACAGGTTCGCGCCCTCGACGGCATCAGCCTGCGCCTGCCCACGGGCATGGTCGGTCTGCTCGGCCCCAACGGAGCCGGCAAGACCACCTTCATGCGGGTCCTGACCGGGGTGCTGCTGCCGACCTCGGGCACCGTCGCGGTGGACGGCACCGACCTGGTGTCGCGCAGCCAGCGCCGGGAGGTCAAGGCCACCACCGGCTACCTCCCCCAGGAGCTCGGCCTGTACCCGGACCTGACGGCCAGCCAGTTCCTCGACTACATGGCGCTGCTCAAGGGCATCACCGACCGGCGCGCCCGCCGCGCCCGCGTCAAGGAGGTCCTCGAACTGGTCTCGCTCAGCGATGTCGCCAACCGGAAGGTGAAGGGCTACTCGGGCGGCATGAAGCGCCGCGTGGGCATCGCCCAGGCCATCCTGAACGACCCCCGGCTGCTGATCGTCGACGAACCCACCGTGGGACTGGACCCCGAGGAGCGGCTGCGGTTCCGCAGCCTGCTCGCCAGGCTGGCCGGCGACCGGACGGTGCTGCTCTCCACCCACATCGTCGACGACATCGTGCAGACCTGCCCGAACGTCGTGGTGATCGAGCGCGGGCACGTCGCCTTCCAGGGCGCCATCGGCGACCTCGCGTCCCGCGCCGAGGGGATGGTGTGGCATGTGACCCAGCCGGTCACCGCCCCGCCGCCCGACCTGCCCACCGTCAACGTCACCCCCAGCATGACCGGCACCACCTACCGCGTCATCAGCTCCGGCACCCCCGCCCCGGACGCGGAGCCCGTCAGCGCCACCGTCGAGGACGGATACATCGCCCTGATGCACGACACCGCCCCGGACCCGGCGCAGCACCTGCGCGCCGTCTGA
- a CDS encoding thioredoxin domain-containing protein, which translates to MVNRLADATSPYLQQHADNPVDWREWGPEAFEEAARRGVPVLLSVGYAACHWCHVMAHESFEDARLADYLNERFVAVKVDREERPDVDAVYMEAVQAATGQGGWPMTVFLTPDKEPFYFGTYFPPQPRHGMPSFRQVLEGVDAAWRERRDEVAEVAGRIRAELAERAGVFGAGSGLPAPGAEELEQAVAGLRRGFDPARGGFGGAPKFPPSMVLEFLLRHHARTGSPEALELVARTAEAMARGGIYDQLAGGFARYSVDADWVVPHFEKMLYDNALLCRVYLHLWRATGDPLARRVALESADFMVRELGTPEGGFASALDADSIDPQTGQTAEGAYYVWEPGQLVDALGPADAASAARLFSVTAEGTFEQGASVLQLPDDPEDLAEYQEIRTRLLRARAERPAPARDDKVVAAWNGLAIAALAECGALLDRPDLVEAATRAADLLLSVHLDAAGRLLRTSRDGKPGGNAGVLEDYADTAEGFLALYAVTGEASWLQLAGGLLDTVLLHFTDEASGSLYDTANDAEELIRRPQDPTDNATPSGWTAAAQALLSYAAYTGSERHRTAAERALGVVGALGARAPRFVGWGLATAEALLDGPREVAVVGPADDPRTAELHRTALLGTAPGAVVARGVPGGEAEVALLADRPLLDGAPAAYVCRHFACEAPTSSAAELAVKVAARR; encoded by the coding sequence ATGGTGAACCGCCTGGCCGACGCCACGTCCCCCTACCTCCAGCAGCACGCCGACAACCCCGTGGACTGGCGGGAGTGGGGGCCCGAGGCGTTCGAGGAGGCGGCGCGGCGGGGGGTGCCGGTGCTGCTCTCCGTCGGTTATGCGGCGTGCCACTGGTGCCATGTGATGGCGCATGAGAGTTTCGAGGACGCCCGGCTCGCCGACTACCTGAACGAGCGCTTCGTCGCCGTCAAGGTGGATCGGGAGGAGCGGCCGGATGTGGATGCCGTGTACATGGAGGCGGTGCAGGCGGCGACCGGGCAGGGCGGGTGGCCGATGACGGTGTTCCTGACGCCCGACAAGGAGCCGTTCTACTTCGGGACGTACTTCCCGCCGCAGCCCCGGCACGGGATGCCGAGCTTCCGGCAGGTGCTGGAGGGGGTGGACGCCGCCTGGCGGGAGCGGCGGGACGAGGTGGCCGAGGTGGCCGGGCGGATCCGGGCCGAACTGGCGGAGCGGGCCGGGGTGTTCGGGGCCGGGAGCGGGCTGCCGGCCCCCGGGGCCGAGGAGCTGGAGCAGGCGGTGGCGGGGCTGCGGCGCGGCTTCGACCCGGCGCGCGGCGGTTTCGGCGGGGCGCCGAAGTTCCCGCCGTCCATGGTGCTGGAGTTCCTGCTGCGCCACCACGCCAGGACCGGGTCGCCCGAGGCGCTGGAGCTGGTGGCGCGGACGGCCGAGGCGATGGCCCGCGGCGGCATCTACGACCAACTGGCCGGCGGCTTCGCCCGGTACTCGGTGGACGCCGACTGGGTGGTGCCGCACTTCGAGAAGATGCTCTACGACAACGCCCTGCTCTGCCGGGTCTACCTGCACCTGTGGCGGGCCACCGGCGACCCGCTGGCCCGCCGGGTCGCCCTGGAGAGCGCGGACTTCATGGTGCGCGAACTCGGCACCCCTGAGGGTGGGTTCGCCTCCGCGCTGGACGCGGACAGCATCGACCCGCAGACCGGGCAGACCGCCGAGGGGGCCTACTACGTCTGGGAGCCGGGGCAGTTGGTGGACGCGCTCGGCCCGGCGGACGCCGCGAGCGCGGCCCGGCTGTTCTCCGTGACCGCCGAGGGAACCTTCGAGCAGGGCGCCTCCGTGCTCCAACTGCCGGATGACCCCGAGGACTTGGCGGAGTACCAGGAGATCAGGACGCGGCTGCTGCGGGCCCGTGCCGAGCGCCCCGCGCCGGCCCGGGACGACAAGGTGGTGGCCGCCTGGAACGGGCTGGCGATCGCCGCGCTGGCCGAGTGCGGCGCGCTGCTGGACCGCCCCGACCTGGTGGAGGCCGCAACGAGGGCCGCCGACCTGCTGCTCTCGGTCCATCTGGACGCCGCCGGGCGCCTGCTGCGCACCTCCCGGGACGGCAAGCCGGGCGGCAACGCCGGGGTGCTGGAGGACTACGCGGACACCGCCGAGGGCTTCCTCGCGCTGTACGCGGTGACCGGCGAGGCCTCCTGGCTGCAGCTGGCCGGCGGGCTGCTGGACACCGTCCTGCTGCACTTCACCGACGAGGCCTCGGGCAGCCTGTACGACACCGCGAACGACGCCGAGGAGCTGATCCGGCGCCCGCAGGACCCGACCGACAACGCCACCCCCTCCGGCTGGACGGCCGCCGCCCAAGCCCTGCTGTCCTACGCCGCGTACACCGGCTCGGAGCGCCACCGCACCGCCGCCGAGCGGGCGTTGGGCGTGGTCGGCGCGCTGGGCGCCCGGGCGCCGCGGTTCGTCGGCTGGGGCCTGGCCACCGCCGAGGCGCTGCTGGACGGCCCGCGCGAGGTGGCCGTGGTCGGCCCGGCGGACGACCCGCGCACCGCCGAGCTGCACCGCACCGCGCTGCTCGGCACCGCACCGGGCGCCGTGGTGGCCCGCGGGGTGCCCGGCGGCGAGGCGGAGGTGGCGCTGCTGGCCGACCGTCCGCTGCTGGACGGTGCGCCGGCCGCCTACGTCTGCCGGCACTTCGCCTGCGAGGCGCCGACCTCCAGCGCGGCGGAGCTGGCCGTCAAGGTGGCCGCCCGCCGGTAG
- a CDS encoding response regulator: protein MSISVLVADDQAMIRTSLRLILEDEPDITVVAEARDGAEAVALARQLRPDVCLIDIRMPRLDGIDVTRALAGPGIADPLRVVIVTTFGLDEYVYGALQAGALGFVLKDGDPTLFTAAVRAASVGDALISPSITLRLIRNLAPVKPSPARRPDPPLTDRETDVIRAVARGRTNQEIAAALFISVSTVKGHLTAIQNKLGARNRSEITAWAWESHLMPGSADQWSSSR, encoded by the coding sequence ATGAGCATCAGCGTGCTGGTCGCCGACGACCAGGCCATGATCCGCACCAGCCTGCGCCTCATCCTGGAGGACGAGCCCGACATCACCGTCGTCGCGGAAGCCCGCGACGGTGCCGAGGCCGTCGCCCTCGCCCGCCAACTGCGGCCCGACGTCTGCCTCATCGACATCCGCATGCCCCGCCTCGACGGCATCGACGTCACCCGCGCACTCGCCGGCCCGGGCATCGCCGACCCGCTCCGGGTCGTCATCGTCACCACCTTCGGACTCGACGAGTACGTCTACGGCGCCCTCCAGGCCGGAGCCCTCGGATTCGTCCTCAAGGACGGCGACCCCACCCTGTTCACCGCCGCCGTGCGGGCCGCCAGCGTCGGGGACGCCCTGATCTCCCCGTCGATCACGCTGCGGCTGATCCGCAACCTCGCCCCCGTCAAACCCTCCCCGGCCCGCCGGCCCGACCCCCCGCTCACCGACCGGGAGACCGACGTCATCCGCGCCGTCGCCCGGGGGCGCACCAACCAGGAGATCGCCGCCGCCCTCTTCATCTCCGTCAGCACCGTGAAGGGCCACCTCACCGCGATCCAGAACAAACTCGGAGCCCGCAACCGCAGCGAGATCACCGCCTGGGCCTGGGAGTCCCACCTCATGCCGGGCAGCGCGGATCAATGGAGCAGCAGCCGATAG
- a CDS encoding MarR family winged helix-turn-helix transcriptional regulator encodes MQQDRPEPARDRVDAHVDRWLPVLPDLDRDIEGAVTRMQYLAKHLRRFREHWLVGFDLQKHEYDTLHALAGRRGAARPSELADDLAIAPASVTGRLETLERRGLIVRTQSTADRRRVDVELTEAGWQAWREAIGGVGREEHRLLGALTPQERRQLSDLLRRVMLVAEEPDRPLK; translated from the coding sequence ATGCAGCAAGACCGTCCCGAACCGGCCCGTGACCGGGTCGACGCCCATGTGGACCGCTGGCTCCCGGTGCTGCCCGACCTGGACCGGGACATCGAAGGCGCCGTCACCCGGATGCAGTACCTCGCCAAGCACCTGCGCCGGTTCCGGGAGCACTGGCTGGTCGGCTTCGACCTGCAGAAGCACGAGTACGACACGCTGCACGCGCTGGCCGGCCGCCGCGGCGCGGCCCGCCCCAGCGAGCTCGCGGACGACCTGGCGATCGCCCCCGCCTCCGTCACCGGGCGGCTGGAGACCCTGGAACGGCGGGGGCTGATCGTCCGCACCCAGTCCACCGCGGACCGCCGCCGGGTCGACGTCGAGCTCACCGAGGCCGGCTGGCAGGCCTGGCGGGAGGCGATCGGCGGGGTCGGGCGGGAGGAGCACCGGCTGCTGGGGGCGCTGACCCCGCAGGAGCGCCGGCAGCTCTCCGACCTGCTGCGCCGGGTCATGCTGGTGGCGGAGGAGCCCGACCGCCCGCTGAAGTGA
- a CDS encoding sensor histidine kinase, with the protein MERLAALAVRRTNVLLGLAFAAVLAATAYWHAAHAGGRGWLLDCGVGAVVCVAALLRERDRLVAVAVGLSVAAATVLAAGMGYLTGQPGVATSLALAVLAGSAVRVLPPWRAAVVAAVGLAVTALGRLVTTSAAVGSFHEGVQCWLLGLGTGLVLRFLEHRRQAAAEAVRRDERLALARELHDVVAHQVSGIVMHTHAAQIMLRKQPAQLGAALADIERSGTDAMDAMRRVVSLLRDAEDGAAVTAGPEQLIDLVRRFEEHGPAVDLRLPTGAPTWPPVVTTTVYRVVQESLTNIARHARGARAATVTVSQDSTDITVEIGNDAPPHPPIRASSRGGYGLVGMRERIEALGGTLDAGPQPGTGWSVRATLPLHAGDRR; encoded by the coding sequence ATGGAACGGCTGGCCGCACTGGCCGTCAGACGAACCAACGTCCTGCTCGGGCTCGCCTTCGCGGCGGTGCTGGCAGCGACGGCCTACTGGCATGCCGCCCACGCGGGCGGCCGGGGCTGGTTGCTCGACTGCGGTGTCGGTGCGGTGGTGTGCGTCGCGGCGCTGCTCCGGGAGCGCGACCGGCTGGTCGCCGTGGCCGTCGGCCTGTCCGTCGCGGCTGCCACCGTCCTCGCCGCCGGCATGGGGTATCTGACCGGCCAACCCGGCGTGGCCACCTCCTTGGCGCTGGCCGTCCTCGCCGGCTCCGCGGTCCGGGTGCTGCCGCCCTGGCGAGCCGCCGTGGTCGCGGCGGTCGGGCTCGCAGTCACGGCACTCGGCCGGCTCGTCACCACCTCAGCTGCCGTCGGCTCGTTCCACGAGGGCGTCCAGTGCTGGCTGCTCGGCCTCGGAACGGGGCTCGTGCTGCGCTTCCTGGAGCATCGCCGCCAGGCCGCCGCCGAGGCGGTGCGGCGAGACGAACGCCTGGCCCTGGCGCGGGAGTTGCACGATGTCGTCGCCCACCAAGTCTCCGGCATCGTGATGCACACCCATGCCGCCCAGATCATGCTCCGCAAGCAGCCCGCCCAACTCGGCGCCGCCCTGGCGGACATCGAACGCTCGGGCACCGACGCCATGGACGCCATGCGACGGGTGGTCTCCCTGCTCCGCGACGCGGAGGACGGCGCTGCCGTCACCGCAGGACCGGAGCAACTCATCGACCTGGTCCGCCGCTTCGAGGAGCACGGACCGGCCGTGGACCTCCGGCTGCCCACCGGGGCGCCGACCTGGCCGCCCGTGGTCACCACCACCGTGTACCGGGTCGTCCAGGAATCCCTGACCAACATCGCCCGCCATGCCCGCGGCGCCCGCGCGGCCACCGTCACCGTCTCCCAGGACAGCACGGACATCACCGTCGAGATCGGCAACGACGCTCCGCCGCACCCTCCGATCCGCGCCTCCTCGCGCGGCGGCTACGGCCTGGTCGGCATGCGCGAGCGCATCGAGGCACTGGGCGGTACCCTCGACGCCGGTCCGCAGCCCGGCACCGGCTGGTCGGTACGGGCCACCCTGCCCCTGCATGCCGGAGACCGCCGATGA
- a CDS encoding class I SAM-dependent methyltransferase, with protein sequence MSDHGHPADAGLRGRVRRSYDTVAEEYQRRIGGELADKPLDRALLAALLEQAEPGAPLADLGCGPGHVTGWLADRGAEAVGVDLSPGMVALARGTHPQAEFRVGDLCRLPAADGEFGAAVMFYSVIHLTAAELPTAFAELHRVLRPGGRALLAFHLGNETRRLTDWWGHRVDVDFTFFEAAPVTDELHRAGFTVEARVERDPYPAEAETRRAYLLARRD encoded by the coding sequence ATGTCAGATCACGGCCATCCGGCGGACGCGGGCCTGCGCGGGCGAGTGCGGCGCAGCTACGACACCGTCGCCGAGGAGTACCAGCGGCGGATCGGCGGCGAACTGGCCGACAAGCCGCTGGACCGGGCGCTGCTGGCGGCCCTGCTGGAGCAGGCCGAGCCCGGCGCGCCGCTCGCCGACCTGGGCTGCGGGCCCGGTCACGTCACCGGCTGGCTGGCCGATCGCGGCGCCGAGGCCGTCGGGGTGGACCTCTCCCCGGGGATGGTCGCCCTGGCCCGCGGCACCCACCCGCAGGCCGAGTTCCGGGTCGGCGACCTGTGTCGACTGCCCGCCGCCGACGGCGAGTTCGGCGCGGCGGTGATGTTCTACTCGGTGATCCACCTGACCGCCGCCGAACTGCCCACCGCCTTCGCCGAGTTGCACCGGGTGCTGCGCCCCGGCGGCCGCGCGCTGCTGGCCTTCCACCTGGGCAACGAGACCCGGCGGCTGACCGACTGGTGGGGGCACCGGGTGGACGTGGACTTCACCTTCTTCGAGGCGGCCCCCGTCACCGACGAACTGCACCGGGCCGGCTTCACGGTGGAGGCGCGGGTGGAGCGCGATCCCTATCCGGCGGAGGCCGAGACCCGGCGGGCCTACCTGCTGGCCCGCCGCGACTAG
- a CDS encoding MFS transporter, producing the protein MTPLRIRSFRLIFIGRTLSTVGDAVVPAALAIAVTRATGSAGALATVLACAMIPKVALLPIGGVIADRFDARRVARLTDLVQCLCQILIGFELLHGRPQLAAIAAASAIDGAAAAFAMPTRSPLVAGTVDGPARQRANALLASAVSLARLVGPALAGALIYTLGAGSAFLLDAASFLVSAAMLTMVKVRRTPIPPRSLLADLAEGWSEVRSRSWYWSSLVAHSIWNGAAAVLATIGPLIATRRLGGDGSWVAILEAGALGLTAGSLLAGRARPRRPVLVGNLALAAYAAPLLLLAAAAPVPVVVAGYALAMAGLGFLNPVWETVVQQRIPEQVLARVVSYDWLLSLAAMPVGYALTPVAAGAWGPAAPLVIAAVLVAGACLATAVVPGVRRVGFEPAAPARGTPGEQVEPVAPARVGQGEQVEGEQVEPVG; encoded by the coding sequence GTGACCCCGCTACGCATCCGCTCGTTCCGGCTGATCTTCATCGGCCGCACCCTGTCCACCGTCGGCGACGCGGTGGTACCCGCCGCCCTGGCCATCGCGGTGACCCGGGCCACCGGCTCGGCCGGCGCCCTCGCCACCGTGCTGGCCTGCGCGATGATCCCCAAGGTGGCGCTGCTGCCGATCGGCGGAGTGATCGCCGACCGCTTCGACGCCCGCCGGGTCGCCCGGCTGACCGATCTGGTGCAGTGCCTCTGCCAGATTCTGATCGGCTTCGAACTGCTGCACGGCAGGCCGCAGTTGGCCGCCATCGCGGCCGCCTCGGCGATCGATGGCGCGGCCGCCGCGTTCGCCATGCCGACCCGCTCGCCGCTGGTGGCCGGCACCGTCGACGGACCGGCGCGGCAGCGGGCCAATGCCCTGCTGGCTTCGGCCGTCAGCCTGGCCCGGCTGGTCGGACCGGCGCTGGCCGGCGCCCTGATCTACACCCTGGGCGCCGGCTCGGCCTTCCTGCTGGACGCCGCCTCGTTCCTGGTCAGCGCCGCGATGCTGACCATGGTCAAGGTCCGCCGCACCCCGATCCCGCCCCGCTCACTGCTGGCCGACCTGGCGGAGGGCTGGTCCGAGGTGCGGTCACGCAGCTGGTACTGGAGCAGCCTGGTGGCGCACTCGATCTGGAACGGCGCGGCCGCCGTGCTCGCCACCATCGGGCCGCTGATCGCCACCCGCCGCCTGGGCGGTGACGGATCCTGGGTCGCCATCCTGGAGGCCGGCGCGCTCGGGCTGACCGCCGGTTCACTGCTGGCCGGCCGGGCCCGGCCGCGCCGCCCGGTGCTGGTCGGCAACCTGGCCCTGGCAGCCTACGCCGCCCCGCTGCTGCTGCTCGCGGCGGCCGCGCCGGTGCCGGTGGTGGTGGCCGGGTACGCGCTGGCCATGGCGGGCCTGGGATTCCTCAACCCGGTCTGGGAGACCGTGGTGCAGCAGCGGATCCCGGAGCAGGTGCTGGCCCGGGTGGTCTCCTACGACTGGCTGCTCTCACTGGCCGCGATGCCGGTCGGCTACGCGCTCACCCCGGTGGCCGCCGGTGCCTGGGGGCCGGCCGCACCGCTGGTGATCGCGGCCGTGCTGGTGGCGGGCGCCTGCCTGGCCACGGCAGTGGTGCCCGGGGTGCGGCGGGTGGGCTTCGAGCCGGCCGCGCCCGCGCGCGGCACGCCGGGCGAGCAGGTGGAACCGGTCGCGCCCGCGCGCGTCGGGCAGGGCGAGCAGGTGGAGGGCGAACAGGTGGAACCGGTCGGCTAG
- the mca gene encoding mycothiol conjugate amidase Mca: MTEQLRLMAVHAHPDDESSKGAATMAMYVAQGVEVLVATCTGGERGSVLNPKLQGKPEIEDNIHEVRRKEMDRAREILGVKQAWLGFVDSGLPEGDPLPPLPEGCFGLQDVDAAAEPLVRLIREFKPQVITTYDENGGYPHPDHIMTHKITMRAFDAAGDPDAYPESGEPWQPLKLYYNHGFPMGRIRALHAYLTEHDLDSPYGEWIEGWEKSGRKEREITTRVQCSDWFETRDAALIAHATQIDPDGPWFRVPLDVQREVWPTEDYELARSLVDTDLPENDLFAGLRVASLAGEVK, from the coding sequence TTGACTGAGCAGTTGCGGCTCATGGCGGTGCACGCGCACCCGGACGACGAGTCCAGTAAGGGTGCGGCCACCATGGCCATGTACGTCGCCCAAGGCGTTGAGGTGCTGGTGGCCACCTGCACCGGTGGGGAGCGCGGCTCTGTGCTCAACCCGAAGCTCCAGGGCAAGCCGGAGATCGAGGACAACATCCACGAGGTCCGGCGCAAGGAGATGGACCGGGCTCGCGAGATCCTCGGTGTGAAGCAGGCCTGGCTGGGCTTCGTGGACTCCGGGCTGCCCGAGGGCGACCCGCTGCCGCCGCTGCCGGAGGGCTGCTTCGGCCTGCAGGACGTGGATGCGGCGGCCGAGCCGCTGGTGCGCCTGATCCGCGAGTTCAAGCCGCAGGTGATCACCACCTATGACGAGAACGGCGGCTACCCGCACCCGGACCACATCATGACCCACAAGATCACCATGCGGGCCTTCGACGCGGCGGGTGACCCGGACGCCTACCCGGAGTCCGGCGAGCCCTGGCAGCCGCTGAAGCTCTACTACAACCACGGCTTCCCGATGGGCCGGATCCGGGCGCTGCACGCCTACCTCACCGAGCACGACCTCGACTCGCCCTACGGCGAGTGGATCGAGGGCTGGGAGAAGAGCGGCCGCAAGGAGCGCGAGATCACCACCCGGGTGCAGTGCTCCGACTGGTTCGAGACCCGGGACGCCGCGCTGATCGCGCACGCCACCCAGATCGACCCGGACGGTCCGTGGTTCCGGGTCCCGCTGGACGTGCAGCGCGAGGTCTGGCCGACCGAGGACTACGAGCTGGCCCGCTCGCTGGTCGACACCGACCTGCCGGAGAACGACCTGTTCGCCGGCCTGCGCGTGGCCAGCCTGGCCGGCGAGGTCAAGTAG